The Chryseobacterium geocarposphaerae genome has a window encoding:
- a CDS encoding tetratricopeptide repeat-containing sensor histidine kinase, producing MKNYFLLLICMILLSCKKENKKNFDESIAAKLYNKAKVFRNSNVSDSAFIYYNLAKNAYLERKDSLGVGKSLVNMAILQHNKQDYYGSIETSLEANNFLRKIDDSTTRSTLASSFNNMGICSSYLYEFENSILFYNQALKYVNIPSNKYLYYNNLGDVLITLGKYPEAQKNLSIALQTKDSLKYATFINNMARAKYYENPNYNPLPEFYKALKIRQDNNDLQGQNSSYATLSIYFFDKDKIKALDYAKKMLEVAVKNNSKEDQLQALQKIINLDKENYLENFKKFQALNDSIQIARSKAKNQFAVVRYDVEKIQREKAEKEIEGLQKNFGIGILLIILIGGLFLYRKRKKRLEQEKELEVKNTQLKMSKKVHDVVANGIYQVMTKIENQEHFNKDEALDELEFVYEKSRDISYEKTDNQGEEKDFSEKISETVSSFKNDEVNTYLAGNDSGTWKHLSTKNKEEVYQIIRELLVNMKKHSKATIVSFRFERENDLIRIFYTDNGIGISGDVIYKNGLSSTVSRIETINGEIIFDTKIEKGLKITISFPAS from the coding sequence ATGAAAAACTATTTCTTATTACTTATATGTATGATTTTACTTTCTTGTAAGAAAGAAAATAAAAAAAACTTCGATGAAAGCATAGCAGCAAAATTATATAATAAAGCTAAAGTATTTAGAAACTCTAATGTATCTGATTCAGCTTTTATATATTACAATTTAGCAAAAAATGCCTATTTAGAAAGAAAGGATTCTCTGGGCGTAGGCAAATCTTTAGTTAACATGGCAATCTTACAACATAATAAGCAAGATTATTATGGAAGTATTGAAACATCACTTGAGGCAAACAACTTTCTACGAAAAATAGATGATAGCACAACAAGAAGTACTCTTGCATCTAGTTTTAATAATATGGGGATCTGTTCATCTTATCTTTATGAGTTCGAAAATTCCATTTTATTTTATAATCAGGCTTTAAAATATGTAAATATACCATCAAACAAATATCTTTATTATAATAATCTAGGAGATGTTTTAATAACTTTAGGAAAGTATCCAGAAGCACAGAAAAACTTATCTATAGCATTACAAACTAAAGATAGTTTGAAGTATGCAACATTCATAAATAATATGGCGCGAGCAAAATATTATGAAAACCCTAATTACAATCCTCTCCCAGAATTTTACAAAGCTTTAAAAATAAGACAAGACAACAACGATTTACAAGGGCAAAATTCGAGTTATGCAACTTTATCGATTTATTTTTTTGATAAGGATAAAATAAAAGCTCTTGATTATGCGAAAAAAATGTTGGAAGTTGCTGTAAAAAATAATAGCAAGGAGGATCAATTACAAGCATTACAGAAAATCATTAATTTGGATAAAGAAAATTATTTAGAAAATTTTAAGAAATTTCAAGCATTAAATGATAGTATTCAAATTGCAAGAAGTAAAGCTAAAAACCAATTTGCAGTAGTAAGATATGATGTAGAAAAAATACAAAGAGAAAAGGCCGAAAAAGAAATAGAAGGATTACAGAAAAATTTTGGTATTGGAATTTTATTAATAATTCTGATCGGAGGTTTATTCTTGTATAGAAAAAGAAAAAAACGTCTCGAACAGGAAAAAGAACTTGAAGTAAAAAACACCCAGCTTAAAATGTCAAAAAAGGTTCATGATGTAGTTGCCAATGGTATTTATCAGGTAATGACAAAGATTGAAAACCAGGAGCATTTTAATAAAGACGAGGCGCTTGACGAACTGGAATTTGTTTACGAAAAGTCCAGGGATATTTCTTACGAGAAGACAGACAACCAAGGTGAAGAAAAAGATTTCAGCGAAAAAATTTCTGAAACGGTCAGCTCATTTAAAAATGATGAAGTGAATACTTATCTTGCCGGAAACGACAGTGGCACCTGGAAACATCTGAGCACTAAAAATAAGGAAGAAGTGTATCAGATCATCCGAGAATTGCTTGTAAATATGAAAAAACATAGCAAGGCAACCATCGTTTCGTTTAGATTTGAAAGAGAAAATGACCTCATC
- a CDS encoding PepSY-associated TM helix domain-containing protein: protein MKKKHHHKKKPSWIKKWSAKLHLWLGLSVGLVVFIVSLTGSMYVFKDEIQNILRKDAIWVKPEAITQSPVPIEVLKEKVSLEVNEKYPISSVEIPLDKNKSYEFLYYEKEKKGWNYFQEVKINKLVYVNQYTGQILGVYDEKYDLFPILKAIHWSLLLKTDWGKYAVGIPVVLFIIMLLTGIVLWWPKNKKARRARFSFDWKNVKTWKRKNYDLHSILGFYVSFIALLMSLTGIYFSYPCVKNVFNFTLSGSLELPKEKDIKSPDSLLVKNHSIYDITAQETKNLYQESSSFRIPLNGKNKKGKELKNIPVTVYQKEGRFSERSLIVFDKYSGKILSNKLHQSLTNAEKYANANYDIHTGSYFGLFGKIIWFLAGLVCTSLPVTGFLIWWGKYKKQGKKKS from the coding sequence ATGAAGAAAAAACATCATCATAAGAAGAAACCTTCATGGATAAAAAAATGGTCAGCCAAACTGCATTTGTGGTTGGGCTTATCCGTTGGTCTGGTTGTTTTTATTGTTTCCCTAACGGGGAGTATGTATGTTTTCAAGGATGAAATACAGAACATTCTCAGAAAAGATGCAATCTGGGTTAAGCCGGAAGCCATTACACAGTCTCCAGTCCCCATTGAAGTCCTTAAAGAAAAAGTTTCTTTGGAAGTCAATGAAAAATATCCGATCAGCTCGGTTGAGATTCCTTTAGATAAAAATAAATCTTACGAGTTTCTTTATTACGAAAAAGAAAAAAAAGGCTGGAATTATTTTCAGGAAGTTAAGATTAATAAACTTGTCTATGTCAATCAATATACGGGGCAGATTTTAGGAGTTTATGATGAAAAATACGACCTCTTCCCTATTTTAAAAGCCATTCACTGGAGTTTACTGTTAAAAACAGACTGGGGAAAGTATGCCGTCGGAATTCCGGTAGTATTATTTATCATCATGCTCCTTACAGGGATTGTGCTTTGGTGGCCGAAAAATAAAAAAGCAAGAAGAGCACGCTTCTCATTCGACTGGAAAAACGTAAAAACATGGAAGCGTAAAAATTATGATCTTCACAGTATTTTAGGTTTTTATGTATCCTTTATCGCTCTGTTGATGAGCCTTACTGGAATCTATTTTTCCTATCCATGCGTGAAAAATGTATTCAATTTTACACTTTCCGGCTCTTTGGAACTTCCGAAAGAGAAAGATATCAAATCGCCTGACTCTCTTTTAGTAAAAAACCATTCAATTTATGATATTACGGCTCAGGAGACTAAAAACCTGTACCAGGAATCATCAAGCTTCAGAATTCCTTTAAACGGAAAAAATAAAAAAGGAAAAGAATTAAAAAATATTCCTGTAACAGTCTATCAGAAAGAGGGAAGATTCAGTGAAAGAAGCCTGATTGTTTTTGATAAATATTCAGGAAAAATCTTATCAAATAAACTTCATCAAAGCCTTACTAATGCTGAAAAATATGCCAATGCCAATTATGATATTCATACAGGTTCCTATTTTGGACTGTTTGGAAAAATTATTTGGTTTTTAGCCGGATTGGTTTGCACATCATTACCTGTAACGGGTTTTTTGATTTGGTGGGGAAAATATAAAAAACAAGGAAAGAAGAAATCATGA
- a CDS encoding TonB-dependent receptor: protein MKKALLSVACLGSVAVFAQKTDSLKTSNVEEVVLTASRKKENIKEIPSSVTIVNQKLIQSQLTVNSDITSILQYTVPSLATSSGQTSNTGQTLRGRQVLVLIDGIPQSTPLRNGARDLRSIDPSVIERIEVIKGASSIYGNGADGGIINYMTRKSTSDKKISGISQVGITGQPYGGTLGFRASQLLSGNLAKKFDYVASFAYERTGYMKDADGVNLSPTYSPAKMNNYNGMLKLGYNINDNQRIEASYIGYASKSDLNLGLKTGKYGITPTIGEGEGKNLETTPQGTPRNHNVKVSYDNKNIWEGTSLNINLYMQDFRTVYGYSDTFFNGGQSNVISKKYGARANFDTQLWNTQNSQAEVIYGVDILNDKTVQKLEDGRYWTPDMNMTNIAPFALVKIDLLKKLTIKGGLRYENMKVKVGDFNTLSTIKSDGTFTKSIFVTGGNLEYNALVGNIGIRYNINPMINIFGSFSQAYSINELGRILRTSTSDTISNLETKPIIVNNYELGTTGQITKWLNYEVTSYVSTSKLGATFIQSPDRALTIQRAPEVVYGVEGFLHFTPVNWINFGGSYSWMEGITSPKNDGDYSTKINNSRISAPKVLAYVQVKPIQKISVGLDMLHAFGQDRFEPNAKTGLYVYGEGKVPEYTIFNLKSSYDVNKNWKVSLGIENLFNTMYQPAIAWWTARDADFTNSLGMRGTFMVEYKF from the coding sequence ATGAAAAAAGCTCTTTTATCAGTAGCTTGCTTAGGATCTGTAGCTGTTTTTGCACAGAAAACAGATAGTTTAAAAACATCTAACGTTGAAGAAGTAGTACTTACCGCTTCCCGAAAAAAAGAAAATATAAAAGAAATTCCGAGCTCGGTAACGATTGTTAATCAGAAGCTGATTCAGTCACAGTTGACGGTAAATTCTGATATTACAAGCATTTTACAATATACTGTTCCGAGTTTAGCGACAAGTTCGGGACAAACTTCCAACACCGGACAAACACTGAGAGGCCGTCAGGTTTTAGTTTTAATTGATGGCATCCCTCAATCTACACCGCTTCGAAACGGAGCTAGAGATTTAAGATCAATCGATCCTTCAGTAATTGAAAGAATTGAAGTCATTAAAGGAGCGTCCTCTATTTATGGAAATGGAGCAGATGGAGGAATTATTAACTATATGACGAGAAAAAGCACTTCTGATAAAAAAATTTCAGGGATTTCCCAGGTGGGTATCACCGGACAACCTTATGGCGGAACTTTAGGTTTCAGAGCAAGCCAGCTACTTTCCGGAAATTTAGCTAAAAAGTTCGATTATGTGGCTTCGTTTGCCTATGAAAGAACGGGTTACATGAAAGATGCAGATGGTGTGAATTTAAGCCCGACATACAGCCCCGCAAAAATGAATAATTACAACGGAATGCTGAAGTTAGGCTATAATATTAATGATAATCAAAGAATTGAAGCTTCTTACATTGGATATGCTTCAAAATCTGATTTAAATTTAGGGCTAAAAACAGGAAAATATGGCATCACTCCAACTATAGGCGAAGGTGAAGGAAAAAATCTGGAAACCACGCCACAGGGAACTCCGAGAAATCATAACGTAAAAGTAAGCTACGACAATAAAAATATCTGGGAAGGAACGTCTTTGAATATAAACCTTTATATGCAGGATTTCAGAACGGTTTACGGATATAGCGATACTTTTTTCAACGGTGGTCAGTCCAACGTGATTTCAAAAAAATACGGGGCAAGAGCCAACTTTGATACCCAACTTTGGAACACTCAGAATTCTCAGGCAGAAGTTATTTACGGAGTTGATATTTTGAACGACAAAACTGTTCAGAAGCTGGAAGACGGCCGTTACTGGACTCCGGATATGAACATGACCAATATTGCACCTTTTGCTTTGGTTAAGATTGATTTATTAAAGAAGTTAACCATCAAAGGAGGTTTAAGATATGAAAATATGAAGGTAAAAGTCGGAGATTTCAACACTCTTTCGACAATTAAATCAGACGGAACTTTTACAAAAAGTATTTTTGTAACCGGAGGAAACTTAGAATATAATGCATTGGTGGGAAACATCGGAATCCGTTACAATATCAATCCGATGATCAATATTTTCGGAAGTTTTTCCCAGGCCTATTCAATCAACGAATTGGGAAGAATTTTGAGAACATCAACTTCTGACACCATCAGCAACCTGGAAACAAAACCCATCATCGTTAACAATTATGAACTGGGAACAACTGGCCAAATTACAAAATGGCTGAACTATGAAGTGACTTCTTACGTAAGTACTTCCAAATTGGGAGCAACTTTTATCCAGAGCCCGGACAGAGCCTTAACGATTCAAAGAGCACCTGAAGTAGTGTATGGAGTGGAAGGTTTTTTACATTTTACCCCTGTAAACTGGATCAATTTCGGAGGCAGCTATAGCTGGATGGAAGGGATTACTTCTCCTAAAAATGATGGCGACTACTCCACAAAAATCAATAACAGCAGAATATCCGCACCTAAAGTTTTAGCTTATGTTCAGGTAAAACCGATTCAGAAAATATCGGTGGGATTGGATATGCTTCATGCTTTCGGACAGGACAGATTTGAACCCAATGCCAAAACCGGCTTGTATGTATATGGCGAAGGAAAAGTTCCTGAATACACGATTTTTAATTTAAAATCAAGCTACGACGTAAATAAGAACTGGAAAGTATCTCTGGGTATAGAAAACCTGTTTAATACAATGTATCAACCCGCAATTGCATGGTGGACCGCAAGAGATGCTGACTTTACCAATTCTTTAGGAATGAGGGGCACTTTTATGGTTGAATACAAATTTTAG
- the msrA gene encoding peptide-methionine (S)-S-oxide reductase MsrA produces MDNNNLEQITFGGGCFWCVESCFNMLKGVKSAISGYSGGHKDNPTYQEVCTGETGHAEVVQITYDPAIISYEQLMDVFFFLHDPTQLNRQGNDIGTQYRSVIYYKDEAEKAKAEEAIKVSIASGRWTGTYVTELTKFDKFWPAEQYHQGYYNENPTQPYCSAVVGPKIQKFKKHFGELGMLNAE; encoded by the coding sequence ATGGATAACAATAATTTAGAACAGATCACTTTCGGAGGCGGATGTTTTTGGTGTGTGGAAAGCTGTTTCAATATGCTGAAGGGCGTTAAATCTGCCATTTCCGGATATTCCGGGGGACATAAAGACAACCCGACTTATCAGGAAGTTTGTACGGGAGAAACAGGTCATGCAGAAGTTGTACAGATCACTTATGATCCGGCAATTATTTCCTATGAACAATTGATGGATGTTTTCTTTTTCCTTCATGACCCTACCCAATTAAACAGACAGGGAAATGATATCGGAACGCAATACCGTTCTGTAATTTATTATAAAGATGAAGCTGAAAAAGCAAAAGCTGAAGAAGCCATTAAAGTCTCTATAGCGTCTGGAAGATGGACAGGAACTTATGTCACAGAATTAACGAAATTCGACAAATTCTGGCCCGCTGAACAATACCATCAAGGCTATTACAATGAAAATCCAACTCAGCCGTATTGCAGCGCCGTAGTAGGGCCAAAAATTCAGAAATTCAAAAAGCATTTCGGTGAACTGGGGATGCTGAATGCAGAATAA
- a CDS encoding bacteriocin-like protein yields MKNLKALSRKQQKAISGGVQGPCTNYCVPKPLYTATCVKGWCVYSPVGPE; encoded by the coding sequence ATGAAAAATCTTAAAGCATTAAGCAGAAAACAACAAAAAGCAATTTCAGGAGGAGTGCAGGGACCTTGTACAAATTATTGTGTTCCGAAACCTTTGTATACCGCAACTTGCGTTAAAGGATGGTGCGTTTATAGTCCTGTTGGACCTGAATAA
- a CDS encoding ROK family protein: MSLVDLSKHVALGIDIGGTNTKFGVVNHRGEVLEKGNIRTDAYATVEEYIDALYEAVHPMIESHGKEKNFDGIGVGAPNANYYTGTIEQAPNLPWKGIIPFAELMKAKFGLPCTITNDANAAAIGEMLFGAARGMKDFIMITLGTGVGSGIIAGGKLIYGHDGFAGELGHTIVKPGGRKHWSTGSEGSLEAYASATGIAITAKKMRAEFPESMLNQYPEEAINSKTVHECALKGDPISIEVFRYTGQKLGEALANFVMFSSPEAILLFGGVIKAGDFILKPTKLHMERNLLPIFRNKVKLVFSELDEADAAILGASALVWEK; this comes from the coding sequence ATGTCATTAGTAGATTTGTCAAAACACGTTGCGCTGGGAATTGATATTGGCGGAACAAACACAAAATTTGGAGTGGTAAACCACCGGGGTGAAGTTCTTGAAAAAGGAAATATCCGAACAGATGCCTACGCTACTGTAGAAGAATATATTGACGCTTTATACGAGGCTGTTCATCCTATGATCGAAAGCCACGGAAAAGAAAAAAACTTTGATGGGATAGGAGTCGGAGCTCCCAATGCCAACTATTATACCGGGACTATAGAACAGGCTCCCAATTTACCTTGGAAAGGAATTATTCCTTTTGCGGAATTGATGAAAGCGAAATTTGGGTTGCCGTGTACAATAACCAATGACGCCAACGCCGCCGCCATCGGAGAAATGCTTTTCGGAGCAGCCAGAGGAATGAAAGATTTTATTATGATTACTCTGGGTACAGGTGTAGGAAGCGGAATCATCGCAGGAGGTAAATTAATCTACGGGCACGATGGTTTTGCCGGAGAATTGGGGCATACAATTGTGAAACCAGGCGGAAGAAAACACTGGAGCACCGGTTCTGAAGGAAGTCTTGAAGCTTATGCTTCTGCAACAGGTATTGCTATTACCGCAAAGAAAATGAGAGCAGAGTTTCCTGAATCTATGCTTAATCAATATCCTGAAGAAGCCATTAATTCTAAAACAGTACACGAATGTGCTTTGAAAGGAGATCCGATATCCATAGAAGTTTTCAGGTATACAGGACAAAAACTAGGAGAAGCCCTGGCTAACTTCGTGATGTTCTCTTCCCCGGAAGCTATTCTTTTGTTTGGAGGAGTAATTAAAGCAGGAGATTTTATCTTAAAACCTACGAAACTTCACATGGAAAGAAACCTTCTTCCTATTTTCAGAAATAAAGTAAAATTGGTTTTCAGTGAGCTGGACGAAGCAGATGCTGCAATTTTAGGAGCAAGTGCCTTGGTTTGGGAAAAATAA
- a CDS encoding PepSY-associated TM helix domain-containing protein, which translates to MKKKHHHKKKPSIIKKWTGRLHLWLGLGIGFLIFIISITGALYVFKDEIENFTRKDVIYHNEQNIEQKQVLPIRVLERSVVDQVKEKYPVHWVNIPIDKKMSYLFYWYEHNPKGWNYFDEFPIYKVAYVNPYNGKVLRTYDEKNGFFQIVKMIHWSYLLKQEWGSYLVGIPVIIFVIMLISGIILWWPKNKAARKQRFSFRWQNVKSWKRKNYDLHNVLGFYASVFALIFSLTGLFYAFFVVQAAFYFIFSGGETVYPDFSSIKTKAPIELRTEGTLDKISNTVKTKYPDSYGFSIDLGHEHMDDHAHPNFEVYVKHLSYSYHKSSSLIFDENSGELLHTHDMKDKNFGEKTVGANYDIHVGSILGLPTKIIAFIVSLICASLPVTGFMIWWGRRKKKTPKTVKTFFK; encoded by the coding sequence ATGAAGAAAAAACATCATCATAAAAAAAAGCCAAGCATAATAAAGAAATGGACAGGAAGACTGCATTTGTGGTTGGGTCTTGGAATTGGGTTTCTGATCTTCATTATTTCCATTACCGGAGCATTGTACGTTTTTAAGGATGAAATTGAAAACTTTACCCGTAAAGATGTCATTTATCACAACGAGCAGAATATCGAACAGAAGCAGGTTCTTCCCATCCGTGTTCTGGAACGTTCGGTAGTAGATCAGGTAAAAGAAAAATATCCTGTTCATTGGGTAAATATTCCGATCGACAAAAAGATGTCTTATCTTTTTTATTGGTATGAACACAATCCGAAAGGCTGGAATTATTTTGATGAATTTCCTATCTACAAAGTAGCTTATGTCAATCCCTACAACGGGAAGGTTTTAAGAACATATGACGAGAAAAACGGATTCTTTCAGATCGTAAAAATGATCCACTGGAGCTATCTTTTGAAACAGGAATGGGGAAGCTATCTTGTGGGAATCCCTGTAATTATTTTTGTCATTATGCTGATTTCCGGGATTATTCTCTGGTGGCCTAAAAATAAAGCAGCCAGAAAACAGCGTTTTTCTTTCAGATGGCAGAATGTAAAAAGCTGGAAAAGAAAAAATTACGACCTTCATAATGTCTTAGGGTTTTATGCATCCGTTTTTGCTTTAATATTTTCATTAACGGGATTGTTCTATGCGTTTTTTGTAGTTCAGGCTGCATTCTATTTCATCTTTTCAGGAGGAGAAACAGTTTACCCTGACTTTTCATCCATTAAGACTAAAGCTCCGATCGAGTTGAGAACAGAAGGAACGCTAGATAAAATCAGCAATACCGTTAAAACAAAATATCCGGATTCTTATGGCTTTTCTATCGATCTTGGGCACGAACACATGGATGATCATGCACATCCGAACTTTGAAGTTTATGTGAAACACTTATCATATTCTTACCACAAAAGCAGCAGCTTGATTTTTGATGAAAACTCAGGAGAATTGCTGCATACTCACGACATGAAAGACAAAAATTTTGGTGAAAAAACAGTTGGAGCCAACTATGATATTCATGTAGGATCCATTTTGGGACTTCCTACAAAGATCATTGCTTTTATTGTAAGTTTGATATGTGCCTCATTACCAGTCACTGGCTTCATGATCTGGTGGGGAAGAAGAAAAAAGAAAACTCCTAAAACCGTTAAAACTTTTTTTAAATAA